ACGGATACGACCGTATCAGGCTTAGGAAAATCGACGACGGGTTTCCCGGCCAGGGCGCCGCGCATGAAGCGTCCCCAGACAGGAGCACAGATGGCCCCGCCCGTAAAGTCCCGTCCTCCCGGCCTTGGCTTGTCATAGCCAACCCAGACCCCCGTAATGATCTGAGGCGTATAGCCGATAAACCAGGCATCCCGGTAATCGTCAGTCGTGCCGGTCTTCCCGGCCGCGGGCCATTGACGGCTGAAACTTTTTAACGTTTTGGCTGTGCCGTAAGTGAGGACATCCTTCAACATCTGAGTCGTCACAAAAGCGGCGGCCGGAGACAGGACCGGCAAGGCAGCGGCGGGTGTTTCCGTCCAGGTCTGGCGCTTGCGGTCATAGACGCGGAGGATGGTTCTGGATTGAGGACGCGAGCCGCCGCTGGCCAGCGAGGCATAGACTGAGACAAGATCGTGCAGGGTGACTTCTTCGGAGCCGAGAGCCAGAGAAAGATTATTGGAGGGGGAAAGCGGCAGCCCCAGTCTGGCCGCAAACTCGACAAAATAGGGAACACCGATGGCATCCAGGAGTTTTACGGCAATAACGTTGTTGGAATACGCCAAGGCCTGCCTGAGGCCCAGGTCCCCGTGAACTTTCCGGTCATAGTTATGGGGAATCCACTTTTGATCATTGCCGCTGTTGTAAGCTGCGGGAGTATCGTTGAAGATGGTGCCCGCCGTATATCCTTTTTCCAGGGCCGCCGCATAGATGAGGGGCTTGATGGATGATCCGGGCTGCCGCCTGGCAAAGAAGGCCCGGTCATAGGGATTCTGAATGAAGTCCACTCCGCCCACAGCCGCCAGGACGTCGCCCGTATTCGGATCAAGGGCCAGCAAGGCGCCCTGAAGCTGGGGGGAGATGCGCCGGACCCCTTCCTGCAGGACCTTCTCGGCCAGGCGCTGCATCGGTAAATTCATGGCCGTGATGACATCCAGTCCGCCCTGTTCGACAATTTCCGGCCCATAGGTTTCAATCAGTTTGTAACGCACATGGGCCAGATAAGGCAGGGCTTCCGTTGCTTTCAGAACGGAGATGGGAAGGGCCCGCAGCTTTTTTTCCTGCGGGGCGGTAATCATTTTCAGAGTTGCCATCCGCTTCAGGATGAGGTTCTTTCTCTTGACAACCATGGCCCTGTTCCCGGAAGGATTGTAGCGGGCCGGGGCTTTGGGAACGGCGGCCAGAAGAACGCATTCAATCTCGTTCAGATCCTGCGGGGCCTTGTCAAAATAGAGACGGGCGGCCTGAGCGATGCCCCACGCCCCGTTTCCGAAATAGACCTCGTTGAAGTACATCTCTAAAATCTGGTTCTTCGTGTATTTCCCTTCGTATTCCATGGCGAGAAGCCCCTCCTTGACTTTTCGCTTGATCGTTTTCTCTCCGTGAAAATATTTGTTTTTGATCAGCTGCTGGGTGATGGTCGAACCTCCTTCGGCCATCCGCCCTTTCATCACATCCTTGACCATGGCCCGGGCAATCCCCCGCATATCAATCCCGCCATGCTGATAGAAACGGGCATCCTCTATGGCGATGAGGGCTTTCTGCAGGAAGACGGGAATCTGGCCGATCCCGACCCAGTACCGCTTCTCCGCCAGAACCCGGCCCGCAAACTGTCCCTGGCTGTCGAAGACCCGGATGGACGTATAGCCCGCGGGTAAGGGGGGATATGTGGCGATATTCTCCTGGGCAAAGGCCGGAGAGGCAATGACCCAAGCCAGCAGAAGTCCAAAGACGGAGAGTGTCCGCCGGCATTTACCGAAGGGGATTGCATGGGAAACCAAAATACTCTTTAACTCCTTTTCCTGGCTCTTTTCGATGGTTTGATACTAAATATACTCGATTTGAGCGGGTTTTGCATCAAAACAAATATTTATGTCAAGTAAATTTACTGACCATCTGTTGATCCGGCGCGATAACCATTGTTACCTCTTCAATTTAAATACTCAGCGCGACAAAACAGCAGAATTCTAACTGAACATGTGGTACAAACAGGAAACGGAACAAATGATGCGGCAGCTTAAAAAAGCGGCCTGAAACTGAGGCAAGGAGAAACACATGGCACTGATCGAGCAGGAAATCAAAGAAGGCATCGGCATTCTTACGTTGAATAATACGCGAAAGCGGAACGCCCTCAGTGAAGCACTGGTGGATGAGCTGATTGGCGGGCTTGATGATTTTCAGGCCAAAAAAATTCCTGTCGTGATCCTGCGCAGTTCTGACGGAGCCAAAGTCTGGTCGGCCGGACATGATGTCAAGGAATTACCGCGTACGCGCCGTGATCCTCTGGGTTATTTCGATTCGCTGGAAAAATTACTGCGCGCCGTCGGAAATCATCAAAGCCCCGTGATTGCCATGGTTCACGGCAGCGTTTGGGGCGGGGCATGCGACCTGGTGATAAGCTGTGATCTGGCGGTTGGGGACGAAACATCGACTTTTGCCATCACACCCGCCAGATTGGGGCTGCCGTACAATGCTTCCGGCGTTCTCAATTTCATGAACCGGATGGGATTGAACATGGCCAAAGAGATGTTCTTCACCGCGGATCCCATTTCCGCAGAAAGAGCCGAACGCGTCGGAATCCTGAATCATCTGGTACCCGCAGGCGAGCTGACGAATTTTACCATGAATCTGGCAAAACGCATCGCCTCACGATCAACGCTTGCCGTATCCGTCATCAAGGAGCAGCTCCGGATTCTCTCCGGCGCCCGCCCGATAGCTCCCGAACAGTTTGAACGTCTTCAGGGTTTGCGGCGGCGTGTTTATGACAGCCGTGATTACGAAGAGGGCATCACGGCCTTCCTGGAGAAGCGCGCACCCGTCTTTAAGGGAGAATAGCCCCTGCTTCCTTTCTGCCGGAACGCTTATCTTCAGATGGTGTTTGATTCAGGTCCTCCGGTAATCCGTCAGGAACCAATCCGGACATGGATGCGGAATGTCAATCGGCAATCATAAAAAAGCTGAACTATAACTTAAAATGTAGTAAATGTATCAGGGCTGGGCATACCGATTAATCATTTGTTCAGGAGTTTATATGCGTAAATATGAAATGATTTTGGCCGGAATACTGACTGTCATGATAATGGGATTTCTTACGGGTTGCACGGGATCCCTGTTCAAGAATATGGGCAGCTTTGAGCCGAGCACGACTGCCACTCAAAATTTCGAAAAATTTGTCATCAACGATGATTATAACTATTATTTAACCGGATCGGATGTTTATCCCGTGGCGATTTTCGGACTGAAAAAAGCCTATATCATCGATAGCGATGAAGATCTGTGGAAGAAAATAGATCCGAAGCAGGAAGTCATGTCGGAACTGGTCACCAATATGCAACTGAGAGCGCTGTCCTGCTGCCTGCAGGGAATGCACGGCCATGATATTTTAGATAACCACGGCAGGAAAATAGGCGAATGGTACTCCTTGCTCAGTCTCATTATCGGCATTAAAATAAAAGAAGACGGGAAAGTAGTGATATATCCGCCCACGGACAATAACGATGTCAAGAGATATCAGGGAAGAGATTATCCTACGATGTTCTAATGCAGTATAAAATATGAACATTTAAAATCTCAAACATCCGCCAGGGTATCTTCATTACATTCAACCCTGGCAGACCGCTGATGGAGGATGGCTGATGATCAAAAAATTGCGGACAAAAATGATTGCCCGGTTGACTGTTGCCTTGATGTCCGCCGCTCTGGCAGCCTGCGCCGGCACAACAGCGGGGGGATTCAATGCGGCCGGTCTTCAGGAACTGTCTTCCGTGCAGGACGTCCGCGAATACTCGACGACCTGGGGCAGGATGCGCCTGGGTTTCGAAGGGACAACGGCAAAGGGTGTTTACGAATACAGAGGGGGGACGATCCGGGGCACCCTGCAGGGGACCATGTTTTCCTGCTTCTGGACGGAGGGAAGTTCAGGAGGTTCATGCGTCTTTCATTTTACACCGGATTTTACCAGTTTTTCCGGAACGTGGCAGCCGGCAAACAGACCCTGGACGGGAACACTGACGGCGGGAAAGCGGGGACCACCGGCGACGGCAGTAGTGTCCGCACCGGCAGCGGCGCCTGTGAGCGTGGAAGTGAAGTCCGACGTGGACAATATTCCACTGATTCGTCCGCCGGCAAACCGCAACGCCTATGCCATTGTAATCGGCATAGAAAACTACCGCCAGAAACTGCCGAAAGCCGACTTTGCCACCGCTGATGCAAAAACGGTTGCGGAATATCTCATAAAGATCATGGGATATTCTGAAGAGAATGTTGTTTTACTGACCAACGAAAAGGCCCTGCAAAGCGATTTTACCAAATACTTTGAAAAATGGCTGCACAACAATGTGGAAAAGGACGCCGCCGTCTTTATTTACTATTCCGGCCATGGCGCGCCTGATCCCAAAACCGGCGGAGCGTACCTTGTGCCTTACGACGGCGATCCTTCATTTATCGCTGAAACAGGCTACTCGTTAAAAAGGATGTATGACGCGCTGGGCAAGTTGCCGGCAAAGGAAATAATTGTCGCCCTGGATTCCTGTTTTTCCGGAGCAGGCGGCAGATCCGTTATTGCCAAAGGCGCGCGCCCACTGGTGATGAACCTCCAGGGCGCCACGGCTCTTTCCAGGAATATAACGGTTCTTGCCGCATCGTCGGGCGAGCAAATCAGCTCGACCTATGATGAAAAAGGGCATGGCCTGTTTACCTACTTCATGCTCAAGGGCATCAAAAATGAAGATGTTGTAAAGCCTGACGGCTCCATCAGGATGGATGACCTGTTTGGCTATCTCAAACCTCAGGTGGAGCGCATCGCCCGGAAGCAGTATAATAACGAGCAGACGCCGCAGTTGATGGGAGCAAAAAAGAATTAATGACTGAGGCGGCGATCACCGGTAAAATTCAGGATGGCCTTGAACTTGTCTGCACATTACTAAATTGAAAAGGCGGGAGACACCACTATAGAGTGGCGCAACTCCGCCCCTGCAAAATAAACCGTGAACCGTGAACCAATGAACTTGGAACCTGCTTTCTACTTCCCCACCCATTCCCAGACAGCGGCTGCACCCTGGCCGTGGCCGATGCACATGCTTTCCACCGCGTATTTGACGCCGTAGAAAGGCATTTCATGCATGATGGTTGTTGCAATTCTGGCGCCGGTGCAGCCCAGCGGATGTCCGAGCGCAATGCCGCTGCCTCTCGGATTGAGCAGCTTGTGATTGCGGATACCCAGTTCCTTCGTGCAGTAAACAGCCTGCGCGGCAAACGCTTCGTTGACTTCCCAAAGCCCGATGTCTTCTTTTTTCAAACCGGCGCTTTTCAACGCCTTGGGAATGGCAACAGCGGGACCGATGCCCATGTAGGCCGGATCGACGCCGACTGTGGCATAGCTCAGCAATTTCATTTTGGGCTGAAGTCCGAGTTTTTTGCACATCGCTTTGCCGGCCACCACCACACAGGCGGCCGCGTCATTGGTCTGGCTGGAGTTGCCGGCCGTAACCGTACCTTTTTCGTCTTTGATGAAAACCGGTTCAAGTTTGGCCAGGCTTTCCATCGTGGTCGAAGGCCGGATGCCCTGATCGCGGTCAACCACCATCTTTCGGGTGGTGCCGTCTTCCTGCGGGACGTCTGCTTCAACCGGCAGAATTTCTGCTTTGAATAATCCTTTTTGCGTGGCTTCGTGAGCTTTAGCGTGGCTTTCCATGGCCATCTGATCCTGCTCCTCGCGGGTAATGCCGTATTTGCGGGCAACCATTTCCGCCGTATAACCCATGGAAACCATCTGCGGATCGGTAAATTCCTTCAATCGGGGATTGGGGTCGGACATCGTGCCCATCGGAATATGCGTCATATGCTGCGCTCCGCCGGCCAGAATAATATCCGACCAGCCCATATTGATGGAAGCCACCGCGAAGGCAATCGACTGCAAGCCGGATGCGCAGAAGCGGTCCACCGTACACCCCGGCACACTGTAGGGCAGCCCCGCCATGATGCCGGATACGCGGCCGATGTTGGTGCCCATGTCTTTCATCAAAGCCGTGCCGCCCCAGATGACGTCGCCGATCTTTTCTTTCGCGCCTTCCAGTCCCGCGCGGCGGATGGCTTCATTGATCACCAGCGCGGACATGTCGTCGGCCCGCAGGTTGGCAAACCATGAATTCTTCCCGGCCTTGGCAATGCCTGTCCGGACGCTTTCCACTAAATAGATTTCCTTCATATGTTCATTCTCCTGAAACTAAATTATTTTATTCCTTGTCTCCGGGACATTTCTGGCATCGCAAAATGTCCCGGAGACAAGGCGCGCGAAGCCCGAGGAGTGAGGCGTACCCTGGTGTACACCGCAGCGACGAGGGCTGAAGTACAACGCTGTATACGGGCACGCGTGCCCTTTAGGGTATTTTCCGATGTCAGACCACCAGCGCCTCTTCCGGGCACGTCAGCACGCTGTCCTCTTCGCTCTTAATCAGAGCGGCGGCATGGGTTGTGCCTGGCAGAATGTTATTCAGATAATATCGGGCCGAGGCGATCTTGCCCTGATAAAAAGTGTAATCACCCTCGCCGGCCTTCAGCCCCGATGCTTTCTTTGCGGCAATCAATGCCTGATCCATCAGGCACATCGCCACATACACCTGAGCAAAAACAAACAGGGCGCGGATGGCAAAGAGCGGAATGAACTGGCGTTTGCTTTCCATGTTGGCGTACCATGCATCGTAGGTCGCTTTTACGTCGGCCGCCGCCTGATAGCCTTTGGCCAGATTAGCCATCTCCTTTTCAAATCCCGCCGCCTTCATATTGGCATCGATGAAATCTTTAATGCCATTCATCCAGGCGGCAAAAGCGGCGCCGTCTTTCATGCGCATTTTGCGGCCGATCAGGTCGTTGGCGTGAATAAAGGATGTGCCTTCCCAGATCGTCAGGATTTTGGAGTCGCGCAGATACTGTTCGACGGGATACTCCTGCGTATAGCCCACGCCGCCCAGCACCTGAATGGCCTGCGCGATGACGCCCAGGCTTGCTTCCGATCCGTAGCATTTGACCAGCGGGGTCAGGATCTCGGCAAAGGAGGCATACTTTTTTGCCTTCTCGCGGTCGGCGGAATTGTTTTCAATGTCCAGATAGTAAAATCCCCGGAAGATCATGGCGCGGATGCCTTCCACATGCGCCTTCATATCGAGCAGCATCCGGCGGATATCTTCGTGCTTGATGATCGCGACGCGCTCGGCTCCTTTGATGCCGAAGGGACGTCCCTGAACGCGCTCGGTGGCAAACTGCGACGCGAAATAGTAAGCGGCTGCGCCCTGCGTATTGGCGTTGTGGCCCGTGCCGATGCGCGATTCGTTCATCATGTGGAACATCATGGCCAACCCCTGGGAAAATCCTTTGGCGTCCGGCGCCGGTCCCAGCATAATGCCCCGGCAGTTTTCTTCATCGCCGAAATTAAGCAGGGCTGTGGCCTGGGCGTGCAGTCCCATTTTGTGTTCTACGCCGACGGTGGTGACATCATTGAAGCCGCCCATTGATCCGTCATCGTTGACCCAGTATTTGGGAACAATATAAAGGCCGATGCCGGGAGAACCGGCGGCAGCCCCTTCGGGGCGCGCCAGCACGAGATGAATGGTATTTTCACACGTGCCCTGATCGCCGGCGGTGATGAACATTTTAGTCCCTTTTATTTTCCAGATGCGGGGATCATCGGTGGGATAAGAGCGGGTGATGATATCACCCGTGTCGGAACCGAAGTTCGGCTCGGTCAGACACATGGTGCCCTGCCAGTAGCCTTCCAGCATTTTGGGAATGAACATATCCTGATCTTTCTTTGTGCCGAAGCGCAGAATTAAATTGGCCGCACCGGAGGTCAGCTTGACGCAGGAGGTCAATGCCGGACAGGCGGCCGTGTTAATTTCCGCATTGGCTTTATAGAGCATCAGCGGCATGCCGGTTTCCACTTTGATGCATTCGCTCGATGAGCCCCAGCCGTTTTGCTGCAGAAACTGATAAGCCTCTTTAAAACCGGGAACCGGCGTCACTACGCCTTTTTCAAATTTCACGCCGATCTTGTCGCCCGGGGCATTGATGGGATTGACAATTTCGCGCGAGACTTTGTACCCTTCATTCAGCAGCATATCCACGTCGTCAAGTGTGAAATTGCCGGAGAAGCGTTCGCAGGCCAGCACTTCTTCAGTCGGCAGCCATTCCTTTAAGATAAACTTCAAATCCCTGATGTCATATTTGAATTCCATTAATGTCTCCTTTCATCATGCACTCTGTTGTGGAAGCTGAGTCTCACTTATAGAATCCCTTTCCTTCTTTGGCCAGTTTCTCAAGGAGGGGTGAAGGCGTCCAGTATTCGGCGCCGACCAGATCCTTGTATTTCAGAATCGCGTCGTAAACTTTTCTGACGCCGACCGTATCGGCATAGAACATCGGACCGCCCAGGTAGACCGGGAAACCGTAGCCGTAGAGCCAGACCACATCGATGTCCAGAGGTCTGGCGGCGATGCCTTCTTCAAGGATCTTCGCGCCTTCGTTGATCATGGCGTAAATCGCGCGCTCGATAATTTCCTGATCCGAGATGGCGCGGCGGGTAATGCCTGCTTCCTGTGAATGTTTGATGATGAGTTCTTCAATCAGGGGATCGGGTGTTGCGTTGCGTTTTTCATCATATTTATAAAAACCGGACCCGGTCTTCTGGCCGAAACGTCCCTGTTCGCAAATCTGATCCAGAATCGTATTTTTCTGCTCTCGCGGCGTAAGGGAATCAAACTTCGCCTTGCGATTTCTCCAGCCGACATCCAGCCCTGCCATATCGCCCATAGCGTAAGGGCCCATCGGGAATCCGAAATTGTAAATGACTTTGTCAATCTGCCAGGGAAGCGCGCCTTCCTCCAGCATGAAGCCGCATTCGCGGGTCCGTTTGGCCAGCATCCGGTTCCCGACAAACCCGTCGCAGACGCCGACCAGCACCGGCACTTTACCAATGGTTTTACCCACTTTCATAGCCGTGGCATAAACGTCAGGCGATGTTTTCGCGCCACGGACGTTTTCCAGGAGCCGCATCACATTGGCCGGGCTGAAGAAATGCATGCCCATGACGTCCTGCGGTCGTTTCGTGATTTCCGCGATGGCGTCAATATTCAAATAAGATGTATTGGAGGCAAGGATCGCACCCGGCTTGCAGACGGCGTCCAGTTTGGTGAAAACTTCTTTTTTAATGGCCATATCTTCAAAGACCGCCTCGATGACCAGGTCGACATCCTTTAAATCTTCATAGGCCAGCGTCGGTTTGATCAGCGACAGGCGGCGGTCCATGACCTCCTGTTTAAGACTGCCTTTGGCCACGGTGTTGGCGTAATTCTTTTTGATAACGGCCAGGCCTTTATCAATGAATTCCTGTTTGACGTCCAGGAGCACGACGGGAATACCGGCATTGGCAAAGCACATGGCGATGCCGCCGCCCATGGTTCCCGCGCCCAGAATGCCGACGGACTTGATTTCTCTTGTGGGTTGGTCATCCGGCAGTCCGGGAATACGGACGACTTCACGCTCCGCAAAGAAGACGTGACGCTGCGCCTTGGACTGGTCGGAGGCCTGCAACTCCAGGAATATGGCGCGTTCGCGCTTCATGCCTTCGGCAAAGGGCACCTCGGTGGCGTTTTTAACGGATTCAATGCATTTGAACGGGGCAAGGAAGCCGCGCGACTTACGGGAAATGCTTTTGGCAAAATCTTCAAAAACGGTAGGTGTTTCGAGTTTTGCCTGAAGCTTACTTACTCTCCGGATCGGAAGTTTTTCAGCAACCACTTTTTTAGCAAAGGCGATGGCCGCCGCTTTCAGATCACCCTCGACGACTTCATCGAGAATGCCCATGGCTTTGGCCTTGGCCGCGTTAACCGGCGTTCCGGAGGTGATCATTTCCAGGGCCGCCTGAACGCCCGCCACACGGGGCAGTCTCTGCGTTCCGCCGGCGCCCGGCAGAAGGCCGAGCTTCACTTCGGGAAGACCGACTTTCGCGGTGGCAACCGCTATACGGAAATGGCAGCTAAGCGGTATTTCCAGACCGCCGCCCAGCGCCGTGCCGTGAATGGCTGCAACGACCGGCTTGGGAGAATCCTCGATAAACTGGCAGACGTCGGGCAGAAACGGTTCCATCGGTGGTTTGCCGAACTCACGGATGTCCGCGCCTGCAATAAAGGTGCGGCCTTCGCAAATGATGAACATAACAGCTATCTCCTGGTCCGCGATGCCTTTTTCAATCCCCGATTTGATGCCGGCACGCACGGCCTGCGACAGGGCGTTGACCGGAGGATTGTTAACCGAAATGATACCGATGTTGCCTTCTTTGGAAAACACGACGGTTTCTGCCATGAGAATATCTCCTTTGTTGTTTAATATTTAATCAAGGATCTAATGACCATCTTTCATTCATTATCCCACAATTTATTCACCCGGCAAAGCCTAAAAGGGTTTGTCAGCCGGAAGCGATGAATGGATAAAATTGCATTTTGTGTCTCTTCCGGATCAGCTTTTTGCGTAAAATTTACTTTTCGTGCTTCGATATAGCAAATACCATACCACTAAATATCGTTTATCCCCGGTGTCGGCCTGTGGCTGCCGGAAGGCATTGTCCGTTTAATTATCGGGATTAAATATTGAAAACGATGAGCAGCCCGCAGGAAACGGCTCAAAAAGTGTTTGACAGAAATGTATTAATTGTATACATTGATGACCACAAATTGTATATTTAATAAACATCAGACACGAAAGAGAATTATCAGATTGATCATGGCCAAAACGGACAATATCAAAACGGATGAAACGCGGCAAAAAGCCCCGCAGCCGCACGGAAACGAAGAGTCTTTTCCGGCGGAAAATCTCGGGGCGGCGTTTGACGAACTGATCGGGGCCAACCCCTCCTTCCGCAAGGCGCTGGTAACCGCGAAGCGGGCGGCAAAATCGGATATTTCCGTTCTCATTATCGGAGAAAGCGGAACGGGCAAGGAAATACTGGCGCGCGCCATCCAGCAGACCAGCGGCCGCAGTGACAAGCCTCTGGTGGATGTCAATTGCGCCGCCATCCCTGATTCCCTGATTGAAAGCGAGCTTTTCGGGTATGAAAGAGGCGCATTCACCGGCGCGCGCACTGAGGGCAGCAAAGGCTATTTCGACGAGGCGCACGACGGGACGATTCTGCTGGACGAAATCGGTGATTCGTCCCTGTCTGTTCAGGCCAAGTTATTACGCGTTCTGGAATCCGGCACGTTTAAAAGAGTCGGCGGGACGAAAAACATCAAAGTGAACGTACGGGTCATTTCTTCGACCAACCAGGATCTGGCGGGGCTTATCGAACAGAAAAAGTTTCGTGAAGATCTTTTTTTCCGCCTGAATACGTTTACCATTGAACTGCCGCCGCTTCGCGAACGAAGCGAAGATATCCCCCTGCTGGTCGATTACTTTTTAAAAATCAGCGGCGCCGCGCAGAAGCAAAAATACAGATTTTCACCCACGGCTCTCAGGATTCTTTACGCGTATCACTGGCCGGGCAATGTCCGGGAGCTGAAGGGCGTCGTCAGCTATGCGGTGAATATGACGCAATCGCCTGTTATCGATCCGGGCTCCCTGCCGAACTTTCTTTTTTCCGGATCGGACGTGCCGCAATATCGCGATGGGGCCGTTGTCCTGGGAACACCGGCCTCATACAATCTCGCCGACGCTGTCCGCGATCTGGAGCGGAAACTGATCGGCGAAGCATTAGCCGTTGCACCCAATAAATCAGAAGCCATTAAAATGCTGGGCATCAGCAGGAGAAACTTCTACATGAAATTGAAAGCATACGGTTTAGACTGAACGTGTCGGGCGGGATGCTGGAACGGCTGATGCATTAATTTGAAGAAACTTGTATTCAGGGAAAATAACATAATGCAAAGCGGCGTAATATCGGCTGGTAAAGCCTCCGGAAAAAAAGATGACCAGGTCACGATTGTGGAAGTATCGCCGCGGGACGGCCTTCCCGAGGTC
This portion of the Deltaproteobacteria bacterium HGW-Deltaproteobacteria-6 genome encodes:
- a CDS encoding sigma-54-dependent Fis family transcriptional regulator, with the translated sequence MYTLMTTNCIFNKHQTRKRIIRLIMAKTDNIKTDETRQKAPQPHGNEESFPAENLGAAFDELIGANPSFRKALVTAKRAAKSDISVLIIGESGTGKEILARAIQQTSGRSDKPLVDVNCAAIPDSLIESELFGYERGAFTGARTEGSKGYFDEAHDGTILLDEIGDSSLSVQAKLLRVLESGTFKRVGGTKNIKVNVRVISSTNQDLAGLIEQKKFREDLFFRLNTFTIELPPLRERSEDIPLLVDYFLKISGAAQKQKYRFSPTALRILYAYHWPGNVRELKGVVSYAVNMTQSPVIDPGSLPNFLFSGSDVPQYRDGAVVLGTPASYNLADAVRDLERKLIGEALAVAPNKSEAIKMLGISRRNFYMKLKAYGLD
- a CDS encoding penicillin-binding protein — protein: MPFGKCRRTLSVFGLLLAWVIASPAFAQENIATYPPLPAGYTSIRVFDSQGQFAGRVLAEKRYWVGIGQIPVFLQKALIAIEDARFYQHGGIDMRGIARAMVKDVMKGRMAEGGSTITQQLIKNKYFHGEKTIKRKVKEGLLAMEYEGKYTKNQILEMYFNEVYFGNGAWGIAQAARLYFDKAPQDLNEIECVLLAAVPKAPARYNPSGNRAMVVKRKNLILKRMATLKMITAPQEKKLRALPISVLKATEALPYLAHVRYKLIETYGPEIVEQGGLDVITAMNLPMQRLAEKVLQEGVRRISPQLQGALLALDPNTGDVLAAVGGVDFIQNPYDRAFFARRQPGSSIKPLIYAAALEKGYTAGTIFNDTPAAYNSGNDQKWIPHNYDRKVHGDLGLRQALAYSNNVIAVKLLDAIGVPYFVEFAARLGLPLSPSNNLSLALGSEEVTLHDLVSVYASLASGGSRPQSRTILRVYDRKRQTWTETPAAALPVLSPAAAFVTTQMLKDVLTYGTAKTLKSFSRQWPAAGKTGTTDDYRDAWFIGYTPQIITGVWVGYDKPRPGGRDFTGGAICAPVWGRFMRGALAGKPVVDFPKPDTVVSVLIDPTTNELATPLCPVQREEFYIKDTQPTKPCEKHGVPDLEPVEPEPEREPEPEPAPPLPQ
- a CDS encoding 3-hydroxyacyl-CoA dehydrogenase, whose product is MAETVVFSKEGNIGIISVNNPPVNALSQAVRAGIKSGIEKGIADQEIAVMFIICEGRTFIAGADIREFGKPPMEPFLPDVCQFIEDSPKPVVAAIHGTALGGGLEIPLSCHFRIAVATAKVGLPEVKLGLLPGAGGTQRLPRVAGVQAALEMITSGTPVNAAKAKAMGILDEVVEGDLKAAAIAFAKKVVAEKLPIRRVSKLQAKLETPTVFEDFAKSISRKSRGFLAPFKCIESVKNATEVPFAEGMKRERAIFLELQASDQSKAQRHVFFAEREVVRIPGLPDDQPTREIKSVGILGAGTMGGGIAMCFANAGIPVVLLDVKQEFIDKGLAVIKKNYANTVAKGSLKQEVMDRRLSLIKPTLAYEDLKDVDLVIEAVFEDMAIKKEVFTKLDAVCKPGAILASNTSYLNIDAIAEITKRPQDVMGMHFFSPANVMRLLENVRGAKTSPDVYATAMKVGKTIGKVPVLVGVCDGFVGNRMLAKRTRECGFMLEEGALPWQIDKVIYNFGFPMGPYAMGDMAGLDVGWRNRKAKFDSLTPREQKNTILDQICEQGRFGQKTGSGFYKYDEKRNATPDPLIEELIIKHSQEAGITRRAISDQEIIERAIYAMINEGAKILEEGIAARPLDIDVVWLYGYGFPVYLGGPMFYADTVGVRKVYDAILKYKDLVGAEYWTPSPLLEKLAKEGKGFYK
- a CDS encoding acetyl-CoA C-acyltransferase, yielding MKEIYLVESVRTGIAKAGKNSWFANLRADDMSALVINEAIRRAGLEGAKEKIGDVIWGGTALMKDMGTNIGRVSGIMAGLPYSVPGCTVDRFCASGLQSIAFAVASINMGWSDIILAGGAQHMTHIPMGTMSDPNPRLKEFTDPQMVSMGYTAEMVARKYGITREEQDQMAMESHAKAHEATQKGLFKAEILPVEADVPQEDGTTRKMVVDRDQGIRPSTTMESLAKLEPVFIKDEKGTVTAGNSSQTNDAAACVVVAGKAMCKKLGLQPKMKLLSYATVGVDPAYMGIGPAVAIPKALKSAGLKKEDIGLWEVNEAFAAQAVYCTKELGIRNHKLLNPRGSGIALGHPLGCTGARIATTIMHEMPFYGVKYAVESMCIGHGQGAAAVWEWVGK
- a CDS encoding acyl-CoA dehydrogenase; translation: MEFKYDIRDLKFILKEWLPTEEVLACERFSGNFTLDDVDMLLNEGYKVSREIVNPINAPGDKIGVKFEKGVVTPVPGFKEAYQFLQQNGWGSSSECIKVETGMPLMLYKANAEINTAACPALTSCVKLTSGAANLILRFGTKKDQDMFIPKMLEGYWQGTMCLTEPNFGSDTGDIITRSYPTDDPRIWKIKGTKMFITAGDQGTCENTIHLVLARPEGAAAGSPGIGLYIVPKYWVNDDGSMGGFNDVTTVGVEHKMGLHAQATALLNFGDEENCRGIMLGPAPDAKGFSQGLAMMFHMMNESRIGTGHNANTQGAAAYYFASQFATERVQGRPFGIKGAERVAIIKHEDIRRMLLDMKAHVEGIRAMIFRGFYYLDIENNSADREKAKKYASFAEILTPLVKCYGSEASLGVIAQAIQVLGGVGYTQEYPVEQYLRDSKILTIWEGTSFIHANDLIGRKMRMKDGAAFAAWMNGIKDFIDANMKAAGFEKEMANLAKGYQAAADVKATYDAWYANMESKRQFIPLFAIRALFVFAQVYVAMCLMDQALIAAKKASGLKAGEGDYTFYQGKIASARYYLNNILPGTTHAAALIKSEEDSVLTCPEEALVV
- a CDS encoding methylmalonyl-CoA decarboxylase encodes the protein MALIEQEIKEGIGILTLNNTRKRNALSEALVDELIGGLDDFQAKKIPVVILRSSDGAKVWSAGHDVKELPRTRRDPLGYFDSLEKLLRAVGNHQSPVIAMVHGSVWGGACDLVISCDLAVGDETSTFAITPARLGLPYNASGVLNFMNRMGLNMAKEMFFTADPISAERAERVGILNHLVPAGELTNFTMNLAKRIASRSTLAVSVIKEQLRILSGARPIAPEQFERLQGLRRRVYDSRDYEEGITAFLEKRAPVFKGE